In Desulfobulbaceae bacterium, the DNA window GTAGGCGCAGTCCGGGTCATTTTTTGCGGCTTGGGAAAAAAGTTCAAAGGCCTTTTCGTGCTGGTTGCTTTTTGAATAGAGGACGCCAAGATCGGTGGTCAGAATATTTTTGTCCGGGTATAGAGTCATTACTTTTCGAAGTGATTCCTCGGCGTTTGTATAGTCTGCTTTTTCAAGCTGGGATAAATAGAGACCATAATGGGCCATTTGAGATTCCTGGACATTTTCCTTGGTGGCCTGTCGCCCAAATATTGCCTGCATTGTGGTCGAGCTTTTTGTTTTTGACATAATTCTGTATTTAATACGAAGAAAGTCAAAATCATCTCGTGCTGGAAAGGTTTTGGTAATTTCTGATAACTCAATTAACTCCTGAACATACCCCATTCTTCTTTTTGGCTCAGGATGGGTTAGCAGATACGGTGGGATGTTTGCCGTCAAGTAGACACTTTGGCGATGCATTTTATTTAACATGCTGACCATCGGGCCTGGATCCATGCCCATGCCAAGCATCCACTTGTATGCCAGCCTGTCAGCCTCTTCTTCGTCAAGGCGGCTGAACTTAAGCGACATGGCTGCGCTGCCTGCCATGGAGCCAGCCACCAGTGCCTCTGTTAAGGGCCCTGCTCCGATAGCAATGCCGGCAATAAGCATTGCGGCGCTTAACATACTGGTTTTTTGAGTTTTTTGAATGCGATCTGAAATATGCCTGCTGGTTACGTGACCACACTCATGGGCCATGACACTTACCAGTTCACCTTCATTGCTCATGGCTTCAATAAGGCCGGAGTGGATAAATATCAGCCCTGAGGGAGCCGCAAAGGCATTAAAGTCGGAGTTGTTGATCACGAAGAAGTGGTAATCAAAAAACTGGTGACCGGCAACAGTAAGAATACGTGATCCGAGTGAGTTGATATAGTTGACAATGTCAGGATCGTCGTAAACATTAAAGCTTTTTCGGACTATACTTAAGAGCTTTTCTCCTACCTCTTTCTCGTCACCTACAGAAAAGGCCAGAGCCTTGGACTGGTGAAGACCGGGCAGGGGGATCAGGCCGACAATAAAGACAGCTAAGGTAAGCTTGCACAAAAAGTGCTTAATGTTATTTAGTTTTACGTTCATAAGTTGACCGGAGGTTGAAAGGATAAGTAGTTTATCATAAAAAATACTTTTCTGAACCACGTTTCTTCGGTATAGGAATAAACATGCTTAAAGAACTACGAATTGAAAATTTGGCCTTAATTGAAAAACTGCGTATCGATCTTGGCGACAGATTAAGCGTCCTGACAGGTGAGACCGGCGCTGGAAAATCAATAATTTTGCAGGCAATAGATTTGCTGTCAGGTGGACGTGGGGCAACCACCTGGATTAGAACTGGAATGGATCAGGCCCAGATTGAGGCCTTGTTTACAGTTTCTGAAAACAGAGCGCTTCGTCAACAGTTCGAGGAGATGGGGCTGGATTATGATGATGAGCTTCTCATTAAGCGAACCTTTAGACGTGAAGGGACCAGCAAGTATTATATCAATGGTGGATTGGCGACCGCTAAGCTTGTGGGGCAGGTAACGGAAAAACTGATCAGTGTTGGCAGCCAGCGAGATCATCAACAGTTGCTCTCCTCAAGATTTCATCTGGATTTTATCGATCTGGTTGGTGACCTGTGGAAAAGTAGAGAAGAAGTGTCCGGTTTGTTTGAGAGATGGGCCGCTGCCAAGAATCAATTGGCAGAGTTGAAAGCGCGTGAGCATGAGAAGGAGCAGCGCCGGGATTTTCTTGAGTATCAGGTTAAGGAAATTAATGAAGCGGCTGTTGTGCCGGGAGAAGATGAGTCTCTGGCAAATGATAAAAAACGTTTAAAGTCAGCCGATGATTTGCGAAGGATGGGGGCGAAGTCCCTTAAAGCGGTGATCTCTGCCGCTGATCTGTTAATGCAAGTTCGTTCGGACCTGGTGTCAATGGCTGAACTTGATTCGGGTATTACAGATGTGGCTGACTCGATTACTGAGCAGAGTTATCTGGTTGAGGAGTACGGGCGCAGTCTGCGAATTTATGTGGATAATCTGCCATATGATGACGGAAATCTTGAAGAGATCGCCTCCCGAATTCATCAGCTCCAGCAACTGAAGCGTAAGTACGGTGTGACACTTGATGATGTTATTGCTTTCGGGCAGAGTGCAGCCGATGAACTTGCTGAGATTGCCGGGATGGACGAGACGGTAGCGCTTCTGCACAAGCAGGTTTTGCTCCATGAACAAGAGCTGATCCTGAAAGCGACGCAACTTTCCAGCGAGCGGATGAAGACTGCTCAGAATGTAAGTCTGGCTATTACCAGAGAGCTGAAGGATTTAAGTTTTGCGCAGGCCGAGTTTGAGGTGATTTTTCAACATACCGATACTGACCAGCTTGAGCGGTTGGGCAGTACTGGCTGGGACAGCGTTCAGTTTATGTTCTCCGCGAATCCCGGCGAGCCGGTCAAGCCCCTTATTAAGATTGCTTCAGGTGGCGAGCTTTCCAGGGTCATGCTGGCCTTGAAATGTGTGCTTGCTAAAAAGGATTTTATCGATACCGTAATTTTTGATGAAGTCGATGCCGGTATGGGTGGTATAGCCGCCGAGGCTGTGGCTAAGAAAATTAAAGAGCTGTCAGGTCATCATCAGGTTCTCTGCATTACTCACCTTCCGCAGATTGCGGCCTGCGGACAAGTCCACTTTAAGGTTGCCAAATCTCAGGCTGATGGCCGCACCAATACAACTATCTTTCAGCTTGATCACGATGAGCGTGTAGCTGAACTTGCCCGAATGCTAGACGGAGATTCAGTCTCAGAGATGTCTCTGGCCTTTGCGCGTGAACTTGTATTTCGTAACAGGTAAAAAAAATGACAACAAAGGCGCTTGCCCTATTTTCCGGCGGGCTTGACAGTATTCTCGCCTGCCGGGTGATGGCCTTACAGGGGATAGAAGTTCTGGCAGTTAAGTTTGTCAGTCCGTTTTTCGATAGGCATCTTCTCGGCAGTGATTATTGCCAGAAAATAGATGAAAAATACGAAATTAATGTCCAGTTAGTTGATATCAGTGACGACTATATTCAGCTGTTACGTTCTCCTGCCCATGGTTTTGGCAAGCATTTTAACCCCTGCCTTGACTGCAAGATTTTCATGATGTCACGGGCGCGTGAAATGATGCAGGCCGCAGGGGCTTCTTTTTTGATTTCAGGCGAAGTGGTTGGGCAGCGACCTATGTCACAACGACGAGACGCTTTGCGTCTTGTTGAGCGAGATTCAGGGTGTGACGGAATTCTTTTGAGACCTTTGTGTGCTAAAAAACTTGAACCAACGAATGCTGAGCTGGCTGGACTGGTTGATCGCGAGGAGTTATACGATATTAATGGCCGAAGTCGTTCGGGGCAGATTGCCTTAGCGAAGGAATTCGGTGTGACAGACTATCCAACCCCGGCAGGGGGGTGCATGCTCACTGATCCTGTGGTTGGCCAACGGATTAAACTGTTCTATGCCGAACATGAAAATATTTCGGCATCAGATATTCAGCACATTACGGTTGGGCGGCAATTTCAGTTGCCGGGTGGTGGGTGGCTAGCCCTGGGACACAAGGAGTCAGAGAATATTTTAATGGAAGGCAATGTCCAGCCACAAGATGTCCAGCTCAGACTTGAGGATAGACCTGGTCCTTTGGCCGTGCTGCGTTTTGAAACCTCAAAAGACGATATAGAAATTGCGGCGAGCCTTGTGGCCCGATATGGAAAGAAAGACAGCAATGGTAACCCCTGCCCAGGGCGAGTACGATGTATAGGCGACGGAGACGACTATCTTATTGATGCATCGCCCATTGCTGAGGATCGTATTGCCCCTATGCGGCGCTGAAGGCTGTAAGTTTAACTTGACAGCATTAAGGAATTTACATTTTTCCATATGATTAGCGCTAATCAGGTTTTTAGGTTCAAACCCGAAATCACAAATCGTATTTGTTGAGTTTGCTGAGTAGTGTTTTGCGTGTGATGTTTAAGCGTCTGGCGGCCTCACTCTTATTGCCGCTGGTCTCTTCCATGGTGTTCAGTATGACCATGCGCTCGGCTTCCTCAAGTGTGGCTGGTTTTTGAGATCCTGTAGCAGGGGATGTTCTTGCCGGTTCGTCAAAGGCCTTGCGAACGGTAATCGGCAGTCCTGCCTCATCAACATAATCTCCCCGCATGAGAATTACACTGCGTTCGATAGCATTTTCAAGTTCTCGAACATTGCCGGGCCAATGATAGTGAACAAGCATGTCCATGCACTTTGGCGTGATGCCGTCAACCTTGCGATTATTTTTTTTGGAGAATTTATTGGTGAAATGGTTGACAAGAAGTGGGATATCACTTGGGCGTTCACGAAGGGGAGGCATGAGCAGGGTAACAACGTTGAGGCGGTAGTATAAATCTTCCCTGAAATTACCGGTTTGCACTTCCTCTTCGAGGATTTTGTTCGTTGCCGCTATAAAGCGTACATCAACGGAAAGGGTTTCCTGGCCGCCCACGCGCTGCACCTCACCTTCTTGTAAGGCACGTAATAGTTTTGCCTGCATTGCCGGTGAGGTTTCTCCGATTTCATCGAGAAAAAGAGTGCCGCCATTAGCCTGAATGAATTTACCGTCTCGACGTTTGTCTGCACCGGTGAAGGCACCTTTTTCGTGACCGAAAAGTTCTGATTCCAGCAGGTTTTCCATCAAGGCGGCACAATTAACCTTGATGAAGGGTGCATTCCGGCGTGGACTGTTTTCGTGCAGGGCTGTGGCAATAAGCTCCTTGCCGGTGCCTGACTCTCCTGTGATCAGGACGGTGGCCTCTGTCGGGGCAACGACTGCAAGCATGTCGAGTAATTCGAGCATCGAATCTGAGCCGCCGATAATGTTGTTGGCACAAAGTGATGGAGTCTCACCAGTTTTACGCCCTTCCTGCTGTTCAACAACCTGTCGATGGTCGAGAGCCTTCAGCATGGTGAGTTTGAGTCTGTCAAAATCGAGAGGTTTTGTTAAGTAATCGTGGGCCCCTAATTTAATGGCTTCAACAGCAGTGTCTACAGATGAATAGGCCGTCATGATAATAATAGGGATTGCCGGGTTGTAAGCGTGTATTTGTTTTAAGGCTTCTATGCCGTCCATTCGAGTCATTCGCACATCCATCAAAATGGCATCGTAAGCTTGCTCTTTTACAGCCTCAACAGCTGTGGTGCCATCATCTGCCTCGGAAGTGGACCAACCCCATTTTTTCAGCATAGCCTTAAGCATGAGGCGGTGGGTGTGATCATCATCAACAATTAAAATACGTATGGGATTTTTATTTGTAGACATTGTTTGGTCTCGTTAGACAATACTTGACAGTTGATAATAAAATTGATAGTAGCTGAATTCGAATATCGGCCCGTTTTCAGGCATTCCCTAAAGCTCGATAGCCGATATTTCTCTCCAGGCTAAACGTTTTTACGCCTGTTTTTTATAAAGAGCCACTTTAGCTCAGATGGTAGAGCATTCGATTCGTAATCGAAAGGCCAACGGTTCGACTCCGTTAAGTGGCTCCATTCTTTTCTCTCTGTGCACTGTTTTCTTGATAGTCAATTAGTTCAGCCACAAAACTCCCCACCACGACCTTACTTTTAAGTTTTACTAAGAGTTTTCTTGAGTCATTGGTTACCCAGATATACATCTTTGAATTTTTGCTTTTTTCGAACACCCCTTTGACATGCTTGAGCTCCGGTTCGAGCATGATCGTGTCGTATTCTTTCCCGTTTATCGAGATGGTTTCCTGCTTAATGTAATGAACTTTACCGATAACAATTTTTTTGCCGTCGGTAACGGGTCGCTCTATGAGTATGTTTGGCCCGGTGACTTGCCGGCGTATGTAATAGAGCGATGATAACGGGTCTAAGGTGCCTGCCTGGAGGTCAATGGGTTCAAGCGGCGTGCCGAAGTTTGAGTATTGTACCTTATTGTTCTGCCAGTCAAAGGCAACATCAATATCACGGGTAGTTCTGCCGGATTGCACTTTTTTGTAACGTAAAGTTTTTGTGACGTTGCTGTCTGTATAGGAGTCGACACGCTCACGAAATTTATAGAAGATATCAATGGCAGGAGAAGTTTTGACAGTAAGAATGAAATGCTGGGAATCCTGGCTGGAATCACCTTCTGGTTGAGCAATTTCAAGGGTTGCCTGTCCGGCATTGATAATGCCCCAGCGAATCTGAAAGGTAAGGCGTTCGCCAGCTGAAAATGGCGGGCTGGGTGCAGACATTTGCATTGCGACTACCTTGTTAACAGAGCCTAGGCAGAGCAAAATCGTGCCGAGGATAAAGTACAGTGTGCGAAATTGTCGATTGCAAATGTTGTTCAGTAGCATAGAGCCA includes these proteins:
- a CDS encoding thiamine biosynthesis protein translates to MTTKALALFSGGLDSILACRVMALQGIEVLAVKFVSPFFDRHLLGSDYCQKIDEKYEINVQLVDISDDYIQLLRSPAHGFGKHFNPCLDCKIFMMSRAREMMQAAGASFLISGEVVGQRPMSQRRDALRLVERDSGCDGILLRPLCAKKLEPTNAELAGLVDREELYDINGRSRSGQIALAKEFGVTDYPTPAGGCMLTDPVVGQRIKLFYAEHENISASDIQHITVGRQFQLPGGGWLALGHKESENILMEGNVQPQDVQLRLEDRPGPLAVLRFETSKDDIEIAASLVARYGKKDSNGNPCPGRVRCIGDGDDYLIDASPIAEDRIAPMRR
- the recN gene encoding DNA repair protein RecN yields the protein MLKELRIENLALIEKLRIDLGDRLSVLTGETGAGKSIILQAIDLLSGGRGATTWIRTGMDQAQIEALFTVSENRALRQQFEEMGLDYDDELLIKRTFRREGTSKYYINGGLATAKLVGQVTEKLISVGSQRDHQQLLSSRFHLDFIDLVGDLWKSREEVSGLFERWAAAKNQLAELKAREHEKEQRRDFLEYQVKEINEAAVVPGEDESLANDKKRLKSADDLRRMGAKSLKAVISAADLLMQVRSDLVSMAELDSGITDVADSITEQSYLVEEYGRSLRIYVDNLPYDDGNLEEIASRIHQLQQLKRKYGVTLDDVIAFGQSAADELAEIAGMDETVALLHKQVLLHEQELILKATQLSSERMKTAQNVSLAITRELKDLSFAQAEFEVIFQHTDTDQLERLGSTGWDSVQFMFSANPGEPVKPLIKIASGGELSRVMLALKCVLAKKDFIDTVIFDEVDAGMGGIAAEAVAKKIKELSGHHQVLCITHLPQIAACGQVHFKVAKSQADGRTNTTIFQLDHDERVAELARMLDGDSVSEMSLAFARELVFRNR
- a CDS encoding M48 family metalloprotease; amino-acid sequence: MNVKLNNIKHFLCKLTLAVFIVGLIPLPGLHQSKALAFSVGDEKEVGEKLLSIVRKSFNVYDDPDIVNYINSLGSRILTVAGHQFFDYHFFVINNSDFNAFAAPSGLIFIHSGLIEAMSNEGELVSVMAHECGHVTSRHISDRIQKTQKTSMLSAAMLIAGIAIGAGPLTEALVAGSMAGSAAMSLKFSRLDEEEADRLAYKWMLGMGMDPGPMVSMLNKMHRQSVYLTANIPPYLLTHPEPKRRMGYVQELIELSEITKTFPARDDFDFLRIKYRIMSKTKSSTTMQAIFGRQATKENVQESQMAHYGLYLSQLEKADYTNAEESLRKVMTLYPDKNILTTDLGVLYSKSNQHEKAFELFSQAAKNDPDCAYTQYNLALAHQKRGENDKALFLYEGLLTKFPDHARIHYNVGNLKAQMGQQAASHYHLGYYFWLEGTKDNTQYHLNQAKNQSEDMPTQHLATTLLKKIERLEKM
- a CDS encoding DUF3108 domain-containing protein → MQMSAPSPPFSAGERLTFQIRWGIINAGQATLEIAQPEGDSSQDSQHFILTVKTSPAIDIFYKFRERVDSYTDSNVTKTLRYKKVQSGRTTRDIDVAFDWQNNKVQYSNFGTPLEPIDLQAGTLDPLSSLYYIRRQVTGPNILIERPVTDGKKIVIGKVHYIKQETISINGKEYDTIMLEPELKHVKGVFEKSKNSKMYIWVTNDSRKLLVKLKSKVVVGSFVAELIDYQENSAQREKNGAT
- a CDS encoding sigma-54-dependent Fis family transcriptional regulator, which codes for MSTNKNPIRILIVDDDHTHRLMLKAMLKKWGWSTSEADDGTTAVEAVKEQAYDAILMDVRMTRMDGIEALKQIHAYNPAIPIIIMTAYSSVDTAVEAIKLGAHDYLTKPLDFDRLKLTMLKALDHRQVVEQQEGRKTGETPSLCANNIIGGSDSMLELLDMLAVVAPTEATVLITGESGTGKELIATALHENSPRRNAPFIKVNCAALMENLLESELFGHEKGAFTGADKRRDGKFIQANGGTLFLDEIGETSPAMQAKLLRALQEGEVQRVGGQETLSVDVRFIAATNKILEEEVQTGNFREDLYYRLNVVTLLMPPLRERPSDIPLLVNHFTNKFSKKNNRKVDGITPKCMDMLVHYHWPGNVRELENAIERSVILMRGDYVDEAGLPITVRKAFDEPARTSPATGSQKPATLEEAERMVILNTMEETSGNKSEAARRLNITRKTLLSKLNKYDL